The following are encoded together in the Desulfuromonas acetexigens genome:
- the cbiE gene encoding precorrin-6y C5,15-methyltransferase (decarboxylating) subunit CbiE, protein MKESGKIIVAGCGPGHPDYITEAVRNAVSSAELLVGTQHLLELFPDSVAERLAVGKDMEALLNHIEEASPKATVVLTSGDTGLYSLARTLLKRFGHRRCRLIPGISAVQVACARLALDWHDLKIISAHGREPECSVDDLSGFKKIAILAGTENAKRWSAAMLEALGNTYAAIACENLTWEDEKITELDATGLLAAELTSRTIILLIAKEEMS, encoded by the coding sequence ATGAAAGAGAGCGGAAAAATAATTGTCGCGGGCTGCGGTCCAGGGCATCCGGATTATATAACCGAAGCAGTCCGAAACGCCGTTTCCTCTGCCGAGCTGTTGGTTGGAACGCAACATCTCCTCGAGCTCTTCCCGGATTCCGTGGCGGAGCGGCTTGCCGTCGGCAAAGACATGGAGGCCCTTCTGAATCATATCGAGGAGGCGAGTCCTAAAGCTACCGTGGTCTTGACCAGTGGCGATACAGGTCTCTATAGCCTGGCTCGTACGCTGCTGAAGCGCTTCGGGCATCGGCGCTGCCGACTGATACCCGGCATCAGTGCCGTGCAGGTCGCTTGTGCGAGACTTGCTCTCGATTGGCACGATTTAAAGATCATTAGTGCTCATGGGCGTGAACCGGAATGTTCAGTTGATGATCTGTCTGGGTTTAAAAAGATCGCCATTCTGGCTGGGACAGAGAACGCAAAACGATGGTCTGCCGCCATGCTGGAGGCTCTTGGAAATACATATGCCGCTATCGCTTGTGAAAATTTAACCTGGGAAGATGAAAAAATCACGGAGCTTGACGCGACCGGTTTGCTCGCGGCCGAATTGACCTCGCGCACGATTATTCTGTTGATAGCCAAGGAGGAAATGTCATGA